A genomic window from Paenibacillus sp. FSL K6-0276 includes:
- a CDS encoding ATP-binding cassette domain-containing protein translates to MGLLEVKDLKVHFPIHGGIFRKEVGEVKAVDNVSFTIEAGQTYGLVGESGSGKTTTGRAIIGLNSITSGSVIFEGQDLALKGVRKQRNVRKDIQMIFQDPYSSLNPKKRVLDIIAEPLRNFEKMSPREEKRRVQELLLQVGLSPENILKYPHEFSGGQRQRIGIARAIALKPKLIIADEPVSALDVSVQAQVLNFMQDIQKELNLTFLFISHDLGIIRHMCDHIGIMYKGRHVEQGTAKDIFDNPRHIYTKRLIAAIPDIDPKQREKQTEFRKSVRLEYEQAHRNYFDEEGMPYPLKSISETHLVALPEKG, encoded by the coding sequence ATGGGACTTCTTGAGGTTAAAGATTTAAAGGTTCATTTTCCGATCCACGGAGGTATTTTCCGAAAAGAAGTTGGTGAGGTCAAGGCCGTAGACAATGTTAGTTTTACCATTGAAGCTGGGCAAACCTACGGACTGGTAGGTGAATCTGGATCGGGTAAGACGACTACAGGCCGAGCGATCATAGGTCTCAATTCTATTACTAGCGGCAGTGTGATTTTTGAAGGACAAGATTTGGCTTTAAAAGGTGTACGTAAGCAAAGAAATGTCCGCAAAGACATTCAGATGATCTTTCAGGACCCGTACTCTTCCTTAAATCCTAAGAAACGTGTGTTGGATATTATTGCTGAACCCTTACGTAACTTCGAAAAAATGTCTCCTAGGGAAGAAAAACGCCGCGTGCAGGAATTGCTTTTACAGGTTGGATTAAGTCCTGAGAACATCCTGAAATATCCGCATGAATTTTCTGGCGGTCAGCGGCAGCGGATCGGAATAGCAAGAGCCATTGCACTCAAACCGAAGTTGATTATCGCGGATGAGCCTGTCTCGGCACTGGATGTCTCTGTACAGGCACAGGTGCTGAATTTTATGCAAGATATTCAAAAAGAACTGAATCTTACGTTTCTTTTTATCAGTCATGATCTCGGGATCATCAGACATATGTGTGATCACATTGGAATTATGTATAAAGGACGTCATGTGGAGCAAGGAACTGCTAAAGATATTTTTGACAATCCTCGGCATATTTATACTAAACGTCTTATTGCTGCGATTCCTGATATTGATCCGAAACAGAGAGAAAAGCAGACGGAGTTTAGAAAATCAGTAAGGTTGGAATATGAACAAGCGCACCGGAATTATTTTGATGAAGAAGGCATGCCTTATCCATTAAAATCAATTTCCGAGACTCATCTGGTAGCCTTGCCTGAGAAAGGTTGA
- a CDS encoding ABC transporter ATP-binding protein, which yields MSEELLEIKNLSTSFRIADDYYAAVDDVTLSVRKNEILAIVGESGSGKSALAFSIMGLHTRAKIDGHINYKGQDIVNMSPAALNSLRGKEMSMIFQDPLSALNPLMIIGSQIEEVLILHDSKLSKKQRKEKVIDLLTKVGISRPEHTYQQYPHELSGGMRQRVVIAIAIANGPKLLIADEPTTALDVTIQLQILELIKRLKNDMEAGIILITHDLGVVSEMADRVAVMYAGQIVEIADIYTLTSNPKHPYTRSLMNSIPTVKEAKSRLHVIQGIVPPLQNLPRKGCRFSARTPWIPEWEHEENPQLHEVAPGHFVRCTCHYNFHFPDTNEEASHNGTS from the coding sequence TTGAGCGAAGAATTACTAGAAATCAAGAATTTGTCGACATCGTTCAGGATCGCAGATGATTATTATGCTGCAGTAGATGATGTTACCCTATCCGTTCGCAAAAATGAGATTCTTGCTATTGTTGGAGAGTCCGGTTCAGGAAAAAGTGCGCTCGCCTTTTCGATCATGGGATTGCACACCAGAGCCAAAATAGACGGGCATATTAATTACAAGGGACAGGACATCGTTAATATGTCTCCGGCCGCATTAAACAGCCTACGGGGGAAAGAGATGTCGATGATTTTTCAAGACCCTTTATCCGCTTTAAATCCGCTAATGATCATCGGTTCACAGATTGAAGAAGTACTCATCCTACATGATTCCAAGCTTTCGAAGAAACAGAGGAAAGAGAAGGTCATTGATCTTTTGACCAAGGTTGGAATCTCCCGTCCCGAACATACATATCAACAGTACCCCCACGAACTATCTGGTGGAATGAGGCAGAGGGTTGTAATTGCTATTGCGATTGCTAATGGCCCCAAGCTTTTGATCGCCGATGAGCCGACTACGGCACTAGATGTGACTATCCAATTACAAATCCTTGAACTTATTAAAAGATTAAAAAACGATATGGAAGCAGGCATTATCCTAATCACTCATGATCTAGGGGTTGTGAGCGAAATGGCTGACCGGGTTGCGGTAATGTACGCTGGGCAAATCGTAGAAATCGCAGATATTTATACGTTAACTTCTAATCCGAAACATCCGTACACAAGATCCTTAATGAACTCCATTCCAACTGTTAAAGAAGCGAAATCCAGACTTCATGTGATTCAGGGAATTGTTCCACCACTACAGAATCTTCCGCGTAAGGGATGTCGTTTCTCGGCGCGAACACCTTGGATTCCTGAATGGGAGCATGAGGAGAATCCACAGTTGCATGAAGTTGCACCTGGACATTTCGTTCGCTGCACCTGTCATTACAATTTCCATTTCCCTGATACTAACGAGGAGGCAAGCCACAATGGGACTTCTTGA
- a CDS encoding replication-associated recombination protein A, which yields MDLFSMGEDTGSGRLLADRMRPENLDEYIGQEHIIGRGKLLRRAIEADQVSSILLYGPPGCGKTTLAHIISHHTQGEFVRLNAVEASVKDVREVIERAQNNKTLYGSKTILFLDEVHRFNSSRQDALLPAVEKGTITFIGATTENPFHYVNGALMSRSTLFQLEALTSEHSLIAMRRALADKDRGLGFMELQVDEEALLHIATMANGDIRRALNALELAALTTAPEADGSVHITLEVAEESIRRPIVKADESTQYDVLSAFHKSIRGSSDAALFWFLYAVEKLGMDPMTFIRRLIAASSEDIGLANPQAMVQAVSALEAYRNNGWPEAKLNIAQAILFAVESPKSNAVYTAISNAMASMDEIKSADVPLHLRDTHYKGATALGHEGYQYPHNFPGHYVKQEYLPKEISQRIFYQATEQGNEIKIRHNQRLRREQ from the coding sequence ATGGATTTATTTTCTATGGGAGAGGACACTGGGAGCGGGCGGCTGCTTGCCGACCGAATGAGACCGGAGAATCTTGATGAATATATTGGTCAAGAACATATCATTGGGCGGGGGAAGCTGCTAAGAAGAGCGATTGAGGCAGACCAGGTCTCTTCGATTTTGCTCTATGGTCCTCCTGGATGTGGCAAAACAACGTTGGCTCATATTATTTCTCATCACACGCAAGGTGAATTCGTACGCCTGAATGCGGTGGAAGCTTCCGTGAAGGATGTGCGGGAGGTCATTGAACGAGCTCAAAATAATAAAACACTGTACGGCTCTAAGACCATTCTTTTTCTGGACGAGGTACATCGTTTTAACAGTTCACGTCAGGATGCACTATTGCCAGCGGTAGAAAAAGGAACCATTACATTTATTGGCGCAACTACAGAGAATCCGTTCCATTACGTTAACGGAGCGCTTATGAGTCGTTCTACCTTGTTTCAGCTGGAGGCGCTAACGAGTGAACACAGTCTGATCGCGATGCGCAGGGCTTTAGCAGACAAGGATAGAGGGCTTGGATTCATGGAGCTTCAGGTCGATGAAGAGGCGTTGCTGCATATCGCTACCATGGCCAACGGAGATATTCGGCGGGCATTAAATGCTCTGGAACTAGCTGCGTTAACTACTGCTCCGGAGGCGGATGGGAGTGTGCATATTACGCTAGAGGTGGCAGAAGAGTCGATTCGGCGCCCCATTGTGAAGGCAGATGAATCGACGCAGTATGATGTACTATCTGCTTTTCACAAAAGCATTCGTGGCTCTAGTGACGCCGCGTTGTTCTGGTTTCTATATGCGGTAGAGAAGCTTGGGATGGACCCGATGACTTTTATTCGTCGTCTGATTGCGGCCAGCAGTGAAGATATTGGACTGGCGAATCCTCAGGCCATGGTCCAAGCGGTAAGTGCACTTGAAGCCTATCGGAATAATGGCTGGCCAGAGGCGAAGCTTAATATTGCCCAAGCGATCCTTTTTGCGGTGGAGAGTCCGAAGTCTAATGCCGTCTATACTGCTATTTCAAATGCAATGGCGAGTATGGATGAGATTAAATCCGCTGACGTACCATTGCATTTACGAGATACCCATTATAAAGGTGCTACTGCGCTAGGGCATGAAGGGTATCAATATCCGCACAATTTTCCGGGACATTATGTGAAACAGGAGTATCTGCCTAAAGAGATTTCTCAGCGTATCTTTTATCAAGCAACCGAGCAAGGAAATGAAATTAAGATTCGTCACAACCAACGACTCCGACGAGAACAGTAA
- a CDS encoding CD3324 family protein: MSYVNGKDVLPPGLLEELQGYIQGELLYIPKKTEERVRWGENSGSRKEIADRNEEIFSCHRKGDSVAELQKKYHLSEESIRKIISKMRLAINC, from the coding sequence TTGAGTTATGTAAATGGGAAGGATGTGCTCCCCCCTGGCTTGCTCGAAGAGCTTCAGGGATACATCCAAGGTGAACTGCTCTACATCCCGAAGAAAACGGAAGAGCGGGTTAGATGGGGCGAGAACAGCGGTTCGAGGAAAGAGATTGCAGACCGCAATGAGGAAATTTTCAGTTGTCATCGAAAAGGCGATTCCGTAGCAGAGCTTCAGAAGAAGTATCATCTGTCGGAAGAAAGCATTCGAAAAATCATATCAAAAATGCGGCTGGCAATAAATTGCTAG
- a CDS encoding UvrD-helicase domain-containing protein, with the protein MEDNFQSAYQEEEDRLNQALAEIDTLLEKLNQTPVYTGHDYTEQVLEANRDQKRKDLAKLRQEPYFGRLDFQGNDEKQRKALYIGKIGVDREQVSDRPLVIDWRAPVASLFYSFTGGTEPASYEAPEGLIEGLVYLKRNVVIRKQILERVADTYNRESDAPVVSDEFLVYRLGENKDNRLRDIVSTIQEEQDKIIRAAKNTALIIQGVAGSGKTTVALHRLAFLLYQYKDQVSAEKMIIFAPNRMFLDYISDVLPELGVGNIAQSTFPDWAANVLGLELPEQDATETMNHWFETPGGMPVITEETPGRFKGSTVLMGIIESSIKLLESSSVPEGDFIPWEGAVLRRSMILRWHNEEYAPYPPAKRKERVMARIHRWIEMELKKSPSAAALKDRKKKGAQREKAYSAKWPKYDPLTIYKQIFRAAKVPEDWPVNPPENIPTSVLKETAKELKKGIIREEDLPPLLYIHYLLNGNEGSTRFDHVVIDEAQDFSPFQIAVLDLYVRGHSFTILGDLSQGIHAYKGVHAWEEMQTLFAPENTAYHALTRSYRSTMEIIDFANGILSSGVESSLLAVPVFRSGDSVRMIAYEEGFGEQEAAGNARLNALQSALKSLSGREYRTVAVLTRSLREATELYTELAQHFEDIHLIDGSMTQYQGGLSVLPVYLSKGLEFDAVILADADQDHYGATAWDAKLMYVGCTRALHELWLLHNGTLPSYVQTTAESDSVGA; encoded by the coding sequence TTGGAAGACAACTTTCAAAGTGCCTATCAAGAGGAAGAAGACAGGCTGAATCAAGCGCTTGCTGAGATTGACACCTTACTGGAGAAACTTAACCAGACTCCGGTGTACACGGGACATGATTATACGGAACAGGTGTTAGAAGCGAACCGTGATCAGAAGCGCAAAGATCTTGCCAAGCTTCGGCAGGAGCCTTATTTCGGACGGCTTGATTTTCAGGGCAATGATGAGAAGCAGCGGAAGGCACTCTATATAGGCAAAATCGGCGTAGACCGCGAGCAGGTAAGCGACCGTCCGCTAGTCATCGACTGGCGCGCACCGGTAGCAAGCCTGTTCTATTCGTTTACCGGTGGTACGGAGCCTGCCTCCTATGAAGCTCCTGAGGGGCTGATAGAAGGACTGGTATACCTCAAGCGCAACGTGGTGATACGGAAGCAGATTCTGGAGCGGGTCGCAGATACGTACAACCGGGAGAGTGACGCACCTGTGGTGTCAGATGAGTTTCTCGTCTATCGCCTGGGTGAGAACAAAGATAATCGTCTCCGCGATATCGTATCGACCATTCAGGAGGAACAGGACAAGATTATCCGTGCCGCCAAAAATACAGCATTGATCATTCAGGGCGTAGCGGGAAGTGGTAAGACTACAGTTGCACTACACCGATTAGCCTTTCTGCTGTATCAATACAAAGATCAGGTCTCAGCAGAAAAAATGATTATTTTTGCACCGAACCGAATGTTTCTGGATTATATTTCGGATGTACTGCCTGAACTGGGTGTAGGAAATATTGCCCAGAGCACTTTCCCGGATTGGGCAGCAAATGTACTAGGTCTGGAGCTTCCAGAGCAAGATGCTACGGAGACGATGAACCATTGGTTCGAAACTCCGGGCGGCATGCCTGTGATTACAGAAGAGACACCTGGACGCTTCAAGGGTTCTACGGTGTTGATGGGAATAATAGAGTCCAGCATCAAGCTATTGGAAAGCAGCTCGGTACCTGAGGGTGATTTTATCCCATGGGAAGGTGCTGTACTGCGCCGCTCCATGATCTTGCGCTGGCATAATGAGGAGTACGCTCCTTATCCGCCAGCTAAGCGTAAGGAACGTGTAATGGCACGGATTCATCGCTGGATTGAGATGGAACTGAAGAAGAGTCCTTCAGCTGCTGCTTTGAAAGATCGCAAGAAAAAAGGCGCGCAGCGAGAGAAGGCGTACAGTGCAAAATGGCCTAAGTATGACCCGCTGACGATTTACAAGCAAATCTTCCGTGCGGCTAAAGTCCCGGAAGATTGGCCGGTGAATCCACCAGAGAATATTCCGACTTCTGTGCTGAAAGAAACGGCAAAAGAGCTGAAAAAAGGGATCATACGCGAAGAGGATTTACCGCCTCTGCTGTATATCCATTATCTTTTGAATGGGAACGAAGGAAGCACTCGTTTTGACCATGTGGTGATTGATGAAGCTCAGGATTTCTCACCCTTCCAAATTGCTGTGCTGGATTTATACGTGCGAGGACATTCCTTTACAATTCTAGGCGATCTGTCGCAGGGTATACATGCTTATAAAGGCGTTCATGCATGGGAAGAGATGCAAACCTTGTTTGCTCCTGAGAATACGGCTTATCATGCGCTGACACGCAGCTATCGTTCTACCATGGAAATTATAGACTTCGCTAATGGAATTCTATCTTCTGGTGTAGAAAGTTCGTTGCTAGCCGTTCCTGTCTTTCGTAGCGGTGACTCTGTTCGGATGATCGCCTACGAGGAAGGGTTCGGAGAGCAGGAAGCCGCAGGAAATGCTCGTTTGAACGCCTTACAATCGGCGCTGAAGTCCCTGTCCGGAAGGGAATACCGTACGGTGGCTGTACTAACACGAAGCCTACGTGAAGCCACAGAGCTGTACACTGAACTCGCCCAGCATTTTGAAGATATTCATCTGATTGATGGCAGCATGACGCAATATCAAGGTGGGCTGTCGGTGCTACCCGTGTATTTATCTAAAGGTTTGGAATTTGATGCGGTGATCTTAGCGGATGCCGATCAAGACCATTACGGGGCGACAGCATGGGATGCGAAGCTGATGTATGTAGGCTGTACACGAGCACTCCACGAGCTTTGGTTGCTCCATAATGGGACATTGCCTTCCTATGTGCAAACAACGGCTGAAAGCGATTCTGTAGGGGCTTAA